From a region of the Dissulfurirhabdus thermomarina genome:
- the metK gene encoding methionine adenosyltransferase: MMPNFLFTSESVTEGHPDKVADQISDAILDAILAQDKNARVACETLVTTGMAVIAGEITTDCYVDMPKVVRGTIKEIGYTDSSMGFDWETCAVLVSLDKQSPDIAMGVDRNGDIGAGDQGLMFGYACDETPDFMPMPIWYAHRLARRLAEVRKTGVLPFLRPDGKTQVTIRYLDSRPVAAHSIVVAAQHEPTVSEKEVKEAVIEEVVKKVVDPEHLAETEFFVNSTGRFVVGGPLGDCGMTGRKIIVDTYGGRGHHGGGAFSGKDPTKVDRAPSYMARYVAKNLVAAGLARECEVQVAYAIGVPRPLSINVRTFGTEAIPQDRIVQIIEDNFSFKPKDIIEYLDLRRPIFKKTAAYGHFGRTEPEFTWERLDMVEKLRDQAGL; the protein is encoded by the coding sequence ATGATGCCCAACTTCCTCTTCACGTCCGAGTCGGTCACGGAGGGCCACCCGGACAAGGTGGCCGACCAGATCTCCGACGCCATCCTGGACGCCATCCTCGCCCAGGACAAGAACGCCCGCGTGGCCTGCGAGACCCTCGTGACCACCGGGATGGCCGTCATCGCCGGCGAGATCACCACCGACTGTTACGTGGACATGCCCAAGGTGGTCCGGGGCACCATCAAGGAGATCGGCTACACCGACTCCTCCATGGGCTTCGACTGGGAGACCTGCGCCGTCCTCGTCAGCCTGGACAAGCAGTCGCCCGACATCGCCATGGGCGTGGACCGCAACGGCGACATCGGGGCCGGCGACCAGGGGCTCATGTTCGGCTACGCCTGCGACGAAACCCCCGACTTCATGCCCATGCCCATCTGGTACGCCCACCGGCTGGCCCGGCGCCTGGCCGAGGTCCGCAAGACCGGTGTCCTCCCCTTCCTCCGACCGGACGGCAAGACCCAGGTTACCATCCGGTACCTGGACAGCCGGCCGGTGGCCGCCCACTCCATCGTGGTGGCCGCCCAGCACGAACCCACGGTCTCGGAAAAGGAGGTCAAGGAGGCGGTCATCGAGGAGGTGGTCAAGAAGGTCGTGGACCCGGAGCACCTGGCGGAGACGGAGTTCTTCGTCAACAGCACCGGCCGGTTCGTCGTGGGGGGCCCCCTCGGCGACTGCGGCATGACGGGCCGCAAGATCATCGTGGACACCTACGGCGGCCGCGGCCACCACGGCGGCGGCGCCTTCTCCGGCAAGGACCCCACCAAGGTGGACCGCGCCCCCTCCTACATGGCCCGCTACGTGGCCAAGAACCTCGTGGCTGCGGGCCTCGCCCGCGAATGCGAGGTGCAGGTGGCCTACGCCATCGGGGTGCCCCGGCCCCTGTCCATCAACGTCCGCACCTTCGGGACGGAGGCCATCCCCCAGGACCGGATCGTCCAGATCATCGAGGACAACTTCAGCTTCAAGCCCAAGGACATCATCGAGTACCTGGATCTGCGCCGGCCCATCTTCAAGAAGACGGCCGCCTACGGCCACTTCGGCCGGACGGAGCCGGAGTTCACCTGGGAACGCCTCGACATGGTGGAAAAGCTCCGGGACCAGGCCGGGCTGTAA
- a CDS encoding DsbC family protein: MKLHRLAVLALAACCIAAPAAAETLCPQPAAVRDSLQKAFNRPMTLLSITAGPVEGLCELRVSLNGAKRVLYIDSAGRHLISGQIYDTATGENLTRTAVNDLNRFGPGEMKRLEELVGFRFGKAGAPALYLVTDPQCPYCKRAEAILKEMAAAGEVEVRVLFFPLSFHKGAKEQAVSILCDKKGLEGLEKGYRSDNQCPGGKQKVEATIGFLREKGITGTPTYIFLDGRFHAGVMQREALRSQLK, translated from the coding sequence ATGAAACTCCACCGCCTCGCCGTCCTCGCCCTGGCCGCCTGCTGCATCGCGGCCCCGGCCGCCGCCGAGACCCTCTGCCCGCAGCCGGCCGCGGTCCGAGACAGCCTCCAGAAGGCCTTCAATCGTCCCATGACCCTCCTCTCCATCACCGCCGGTCCCGTGGAGGGCCTCTGCGAGCTCCGGGTGAGCCTGAACGGCGCCAAGCGGGTCCTCTACATCGACAGCGCCGGCCGGCACCTCATCTCGGGCCAGATCTACGACACCGCCACCGGGGAGAACCTCACCCGGACCGCCGTGAATGACCTCAACCGCTTCGGCCCCGGCGAGATGAAGCGCCTCGAGGAACTCGTGGGCTTCCGCTTCGGGAAGGCCGGCGCCCCGGCCCTCTACCTGGTCACCGACCCCCAGTGCCCCTACTGCAAGCGGGCCGAGGCCATCCTGAAGGAGATGGCGGCGGCGGGCGAGGTGGAGGTCCGGGTGCTCTTCTTCCCGCTCTCCTTCCACAAGGGAGCCAAGGAGCAGGCCGTCTCCATCCTGTGCGACAAGAAGGGCCTCGAGGGCCTGGAAAAGGGCTACCGCTCCGACAACCAGTGCCCCGGCGGGAAGCAGAAGGTGGAGGCGACCATCGGATTCCTCCGGGAAAAGGGCATCACCGGGACGCCGACCTACATCTTCCTGGACGGGCGCTTCCACGCCGGGGTGATGCAGCGGGAGGCACTCCGATCCCAGCTGAAATAG